One window of Fusobacterium polymorphum genomic DNA carries:
- a CDS encoding CDP-alcohol phosphatidyltransferase family protein → MDISIYKLKTKFQNLLMPICEKLVKLKITPNQITVTTVLLNIIFAGIIYKFSNYNFLYLTVPLFLFLRMALNALDGMIANKFNQKTKIGVFYNEAGDVISDTIFFYIFLRVIGVNEVYNLLFIFLSALSEYIGVVAVMVDNKRHYEGPMGKSDRAFLISLLAIIYFFVGNQYFDYVLILSIILLIFTIYNRVKSSLRGE, encoded by the coding sequence ATGGATATTTCTATATATAAATTAAAGACAAAATTTCAAAATTTGCTTATGCCTATTTGTGAAAAATTAGTAAAATTAAAAATTACTCCTAATCAAATAACAGTGACAACTGTCTTATTAAATATAATTTTTGCTGGAATAATCTATAAATTTAGTAACTATAATTTTTTATATTTAACAGTACCTCTATTTCTATTTTTAAGAATGGCATTAAATGCCTTAGATGGTATGATAGCTAATAAATTTAACCAAAAAACTAAAATAGGTGTTTTTTACAATGAAGCAGGAGATGTTATATCAGATACAATTTTCTTCTATATATTTTTAAGAGTTATTGGAGTAAATGAAGTCTACAATCTTCTTTTTATATTCTTATCAGCTTTATCAGAATATATAGGAGTGGTTGCAGTAATGGTAGATAATAAAAGACATTATGAAGGTCCTATGGGAAAAAGTGATAGAGCTTTCTTAATAAGTTTACTTGCTATTATTTATTTTTTTGTAGGAAATCAGTATTTTGACTATGTTCTAATTTTATCTATAATTTTATTAATTTTTACAATATATAATAGAGTAAAATCTTCTTTAAGGGGTGAATGA
- a CDS encoding cob(I)yrinic acid a,c-diamide adenosyltransferase yields the protein MEDKKYVNITKVYTKRGDKGETDLLGGSAARKDSLKVESYGCVDEASSFIGVARYYCKNKVIKERLKEIQNKLLVLGGFLASDAKGKEIMKDQIKEDDIKLLEEYIDEYNQKLPPLTHFILPGDDEVAAHFHVARTVVRRAERRIVSLTSQEPDLNPLIQKYVNRLSDLMFVLARYSEEVENKKWKSSNLNI from the coding sequence ATGGAAGATAAAAAATATGTAAATATAACAAAAGTATATACAAAAAGAGGAGATAAAGGAGAAACTGATTTACTAGGTGGAAGTGCAGCTAGAAAAGACAGCTTAAAGGTTGAATCTTATGGTTGTGTTGATGAGGCTTCTTCTTTTATTGGAGTTGCAAGATACTATTGTAAAAACAAAGTTATAAAAGAAAGATTAAAAGAAATACAAAATAAATTATTGGTGCTTGGTGGTTTCCTAGCTAGTGATGCAAAAGGTAAAGAAATTATGAAGGATCAAATAAAAGAGGATGATATTAAGTTATTGGAAGAATATATAGATGAGTACAATCAAAAATTACCTCCATTAACACATTTTATTTTACCTGGTGATGATGAAGTAGCAGCTCATTTTCATGTAGCAAGAACTGTTGTAAGAAGAGCTGAAAGAAGAATAGTATCTCTTACATCACAAGAACCTGATTTAAATCCACTTATTCAAAAATATGTAAACAGATTATCTGACTTAATGTTTGTTTTAGCAAGATACTCAGAGGAAGTAGAAAACAAAAAATGGAAGTCTTCAAACTTAAATATCTAA
- a CDS encoding cupin domain-containing protein — protein sequence MVKIEVAKAIDFNQLINSKEAEVVSMRILNQSNSYISLFSLAKNEEITAEAMLGNRYYYCFNGSGEVSIENNKKLIKNGDFLEVLAHNNYSIKSSDTLKLIEIGEKIGDETMENQTLKMLEAASAFNLADCVEYKEGQIVSKNLVAKSNLVITIMSFWKGEALDPHKAPGDALVTVLDGEGKYIVDGKPFIVKKGESAVLPANIPHAVEAVENFKMMLTLVK from the coding sequence ATGGTAAAAATAGAAGTTGCAAAAGCTATTGATTTTAATCAACTTATAAATTCAAAAGAAGCAGAAGTTGTAAGTATGAGAATTTTAAATCAATCTAATAGCTACATTTCTTTATTTTCATTAGCTAAAAATGAAGAAATTACAGCTGAGGCTATGTTAGGAAATAGATATTATTATTGTTTTAATGGTAGTGGAGAAGTATCTATTGAAAATAATAAAAAACTTATTAAAAATGGTGATTTTTTAGAAGTTTTAGCTCATAATAATTATTCTATAAAATCATCTGATACTTTAAAACTTATTGAAATTGGAGAAAAAATAGGAGATGAGACTATGGAAAACCAAACTTTAAAAATGTTAGAAGCTGCAAGTGCTTTTAATCTTGCTGATTGTGTAGAATATAAAGAAGGACAAATTGTAAGTAAAAACTTAGTTGCAAAGTCTAATTTAGTTATAACTATTATGTCATTTTGGAAAGGTGAAGCATTAGACCCACATAAAGCCCCTGGTGATGCACTTGTTACTGTTCTTGATGGAGAAGGTAAATATATTGTTGATGGAAAGCCTTTTATTGTAAAAAAAGGAGAAAGTGCAGTTTTACCTGCTAATATTCCTCATGCTGTTGAAGCAGTAGAAAACTTTAAAATGATGTTAACACTTGTAAAATAA
- a CDS encoding bifunctional alpha/beta hydrolase/class I SAM-dependent methyltransferase, with protein MENFYFNTFDGNKIFYRVWNFEKNKKTLIIIHRGHEHSERLNELAQDEKFLKYNIFAYDLRGHGYTETKTSPNAMDYVRDLASFVKHIKDKYQIKEEDIFIVANSIGGVILSAYVHDFAPNIAGMALLAPAFEIKLYIPFARQLVILLTKIKKDAKVMSYVKAKVLTHDVEEQNKYNSDKLINKEINAKLLIGLADMGKRLVEDSMAIELPTIIFSAEKDYVVKNSAQKKFFLNLSSKKREFIELENFYHGIIFEKERQKVYKMLDDFIQDVFKNQNTSLDTSPREFSRKEYERIALEEYPLTEKIFYSIQKFSMKAFGFLSKGMSLGLKYGFDSGISLDYIYKNRANGKLLIGKFMDRFYLNQIGWAGVRERKKNLLNLIEEKINNLGEENLKILDVAGGTGNYLFDIKEKYPKVEILINEFKKSNIEVGEEVIKKNNLENISFVNYDCFDKETYKKINYTPNIVIISGVFELFEDNNMLENTISGVAEILDKNGAIIYTGQPWHPQLKQIALVLNSHKGNNKSWLMRRRSEKELDSLFEKYNLKKEKMLIDNNGIFTVSLAELR; from the coding sequence ATGGAAAATTTTTATTTTAACACTTTTGATGGAAATAAAATTTTTTATAGAGTATGGAATTTTGAAAAAAATAAAAAAACTTTAATTATCATTCATAGAGGACATGAGCATTCAGAAAGATTAAATGAATTAGCACAAGATGAAAAATTTTTAAAATATAATATTTTTGCTTATGATTTAAGAGGTCATGGTTACACAGAAACTAAGACTTCTCCTAATGCTATGGACTATGTTAGAGATTTAGCTTCTTTTGTAAAACACATAAAAGATAAATATCAAATAAAAGAAGAAGATATTTTCATTGTTGCAAATAGCATAGGTGGTGTTATACTTTCTGCCTATGTTCATGATTTTGCACCAAATATAGCAGGTATGGCTTTACTTGCACCTGCCTTTGAAATAAAGCTTTATATTCCTTTTGCTAGACAGCTTGTTATATTGCTTACTAAAATTAAAAAAGATGCTAAGGTTATGAGTTATGTAAAAGCAAAAGTTTTAACTCATGATGTTGAGGAGCAAAATAAATATAATTCTGATAAACTTATCAATAAAGAAATCAATGCCAAATTATTAATTGGCTTAGCTGATATGGGAAAAAGATTGGTTGAAGATTCTATGGCAATAGAATTACCTACAATAATTTTTTCTGCTGAAAAAGACTATGTTGTAAAAAATTCTGCACAAAAGAAATTCTTTTTAAATTTGTCTTCTAAAAAGAGGGAATTTATAGAGCTTGAAAATTTTTATCACGGAATAATTTTTGAAAAAGAAAGACAAAAAGTATATAAAATGTTAGATGATTTTATACAAGATGTTTTCAAAAATCAAAATACTTCACTTGATACTTCTCCTAGAGAATTTTCAAGAAAGGAGTATGAGAGGATAGCTTTAGAGGAATATCCACTAACTGAAAAAATATTTTATTCTATACAAAAATTCTCAATGAAAGCTTTTGGTTTTTTAAGTAAGGGTATGAGTTTAGGTTTAAAATATGGTTTTGATTCTGGAATTTCTCTTGACTACATTTATAAAAATCGAGCCAATGGAAAATTATTAATAGGGAAGTTCATGGATAGATTTTATCTAAATCAAATTGGCTGGGCAGGTGTTAGAGAAAGAAAGAAAAATTTACTTAATTTAATAGAAGAAAAAATAAATAATTTAGGTGAAGAAAATCTTAAAATTTTAGATGTGGCTGGTGGAACTGGGAATTATTTATTTGATATTAAAGAAAAATATCCAAAGGTAGAAATTTTGATAAATGAATTTAAAAAATCAAATATTGAAGTTGGAGAAGAAGTTATTAAAAAAAATAATTTGGAAAATATATCTTTTGTAAATTATGACTGTTTTGACAAGGAAACTTATAAAAAAATAAATTACACACCTAACATAGTTATAATCTCAGGAGTTTTTGAGCTCTTTGAAGATAATAATATGCTTGAAAATACTATATCAGGGGTAGCAGAAATCTTAGATAAAAATGGTGCTATTATCTATACAGGTCAACCTTGGCACCCTCAATTAAAACAAATAGCCTTAGTTCTTAATAGCCATAAAGGAAATAACAAATCTTGGCTTATGAGAAGAAGAAGTGAAAAAGAGCTAGACAGTTTATTTGAAAAATATAACTTAAAAAAAGAAAAAATGCTAATTGATAATAATGGAATTTTTACAGTTTCATTAGCAGAATTGAGGTAG
- a CDS encoding phosphatidate cytidylyltransferase, which produces MLLLMLFVDILALIILFFIKNKISDKKFINIKQRIFTWFVIIILFYLGSKDRIYMLVLFGLISVLSFKEFLQFAYIKYDNELVISSFIVNLAFYIGIYFKNFYVLLILFVLICLRYYKRAFIIFAFFITTYLIGSISYIDDLNFIINYLILIELNDVFQYISGNIFGERKITPNISPNKTVEGLIGGIILTTLTATLLKHFANIDFQVKFIPYICLIGFIGDIFISALKRRVHLKDSGNLLLGHGGILDRVDSLIFTAPLILLIFKL; this is translated from the coding sequence GTGTTACTTCTTATGTTATTTGTTGATATTCTAGCTTTAATCATTTTATTTTTTATAAAAAATAAAATTTCAGATAAAAAATTTATTAATATAAAGCAAAGGATATTTACTTGGTTTGTTATAATTATATTGTTCTATTTAGGAAGTAAAGATAGAATTTATATGCTTGTACTTTTTGGACTTATCTCTGTTTTATCTTTTAAAGAATTTTTACAGTTTGCTTATATTAAATATGACAATGAATTAGTAATATCTAGTTTTATTGTTAATTTAGCTTTTTATATAGGAATTTATTTTAAAAATTTTTATGTGCTATTAATTTTATTTGTTCTTATCTGCCTTAGATACTATAAAAGAGCTTTTATAATCTTTGCTTTTTTCATAACAACTTATTTGATAGGAAGTATAAGTTATATAGATGATTTAAACTTTATAATAAATTATTTAATTTTAATAGAATTAAATGATGTATTCCAATATATAAGTGGAAATATTTTTGGTGAGAGAAAAATTACTCCTAATATCAGTCCAAATAAAACAGTTGAAGGACTTATTGGAGGGATAATACTTACTACTTTAACTGCAACTTTATTAAAACATTTTGCTAATATAGATTTTCAAGTAAAATTTATACCTTACATCTGTCTAATAGGTTTTATTGGTGATATTTTTATTTCTGCTTTAAAAAGAAGAGTACATCTTAAAGATTCTGGAAATTTGCTTTTAGGACACGGAGGAATATTAGATAGGGTTGATAGTTTAATTTTTACAGCACCTTTAATATTGTTAATTTTTAAATTATAA
- a CDS encoding DUF1858 domain-containing protein — MVTGDMNIMEAVEKYPVIVEVLQRNGLGCVGCMIASGETLAEGIEAHGLDTKAILAEINSLIKE, encoded by the coding sequence ATGGTTACAGGAGATATGAATATAATGGAAGCGGTTGAAAAATACCCAGTAATAGTTGAAGTTTTACAAAGAAATGGTTTAGGATGTGTAGGATGTATGATAGCTTCAGGAGAAACTTTAGCAGAAGGAATAGAAGCTCATGGATTAGACACTAAGGCTATTCTTGCAGAAATCAATTCTTTAATTAAAGAATAA
- a CDS encoding single-stranded DNA-binding protein, with amino-acid sequence MNLVVLNGRLTRDPELKFGQSGKAYSRFSIAVDRPFQSSSDKNSQTADFINCVAFGKTAEFIGEYFRKGRKILLNGKLQMSQYESEGKKVTTYVVVVDSVEFGESKASSGASDTSSYGHSESKSTNNVMETPVFDDNSSDDMGTPAEIDDEFPF; translated from the coding sequence ATGAATTTAGTTGTTTTAAATGGAAGACTTACAAGAGACCCAGAATTAAAATTTGGACAAAGTGGAAAGGCATACTCGAGATTTTCAATAGCAGTTGATAGACCTTTTCAATCTAGTTCTGATAAAAATTCTCAAACAGCTGACTTTATAAACTGTGTTGCTTTTGGAAAAACAGCTGAGTTTATTGGAGAATATTTTAGAAAAGGAAGAAAGATTTTGCTAAATGGAAAGTTACAAATGAGTCAATATGAATCAGAAGGAAAAAAAGTAACTACTTATGTTGTTGTTGTTGATTCAGTTGAATTTGGAGAATCTAAAGCAAGTAGTGGAGCATCAGATACTTCATCTTATGGGCATAGTGAGAGTAAATCAACAAATAATGTAATGGAAACACCAGTTTTTGATGATAACTCATCTGATGATATGGGAACACCTGCTGAAATTGATGATGAATTTCCATTCTAG
- a CDS encoding energy transducer TonB, translated as MKKYILISLVLHLMILFGFGIIQTTQMVKDEPKNQIVPIAFVAKQTSDNPGGKVLDTQEREKQSPESPKPKVEKKPEEKKLEEKKVEKKPEKKEIESNIPSKDAKPVEKKPEPVTSENTQSTETTSKGESTSSDNSSSSGGSTNGTGSGSEGFGSNFISDGDGSYIALSAKGINYEIINEVEPDYPSQAESIGYSKQVKVTVKFLVGLKGNVEKAEITQSHKDLGFDAEVMKAIKKWRFKPIYHNGKNIKVYFVKTFVFDPQ; from the coding sequence ATGAAAAAATATATTTTAATATCTCTTGTACTTCACTTAATGATATTATTTGGCTTTGGGATTATTCAAACAACTCAAATGGTAAAAGACGAACCTAAAAATCAAATTGTTCCTATAGCCTTTGTAGCTAAACAAACTTCTGATAATCCAGGTGGAAAAGTTTTAGACACACAGGAAAGAGAAAAACAAAGTCCTGAATCACCAAAACCAAAAGTTGAAAAAAAACCAGAAGAAAAAAAGCTAGAGGAAAAGAAAGTAGAAAAGAAACCTGAAAAGAAAGAGATAGAAAGTAATATTCCAAGTAAAGATGCTAAACCAGTTGAAAAAAAACCAGAACCAGTTACTTCTGAAAATACTCAATCTACTGAAACTACTAGTAAGGGAGAAAGTACTTCAAGTGATAATTCTTCTAGTAGTGGAGGAAGTACAAATGGGACAGGAAGTGGAAGTGAAGGCTTTGGTTCAAACTTTATTTCTGATGGAGATGGAAGCTATATAGCACTTTCAGCAAAGGGAATAAATTATGAAATAATAAATGAAGTAGAACCTGACTATCCTTCACAAGCTGAATCAATAGGATATTCAAAACAAGTAAAAGTAACAGTTAAATTTTTAGTAGGCTTAAAAGGAAATGTTGAAAAAGCTGAGATAACTCAATCTCATAAGGATTTAGGTTTTGATGCAGAGGTTATGAAAGCTATTAAAAAGTGGAGATTTAAACCTATATATCATAATGGAAAAAATATAAAAGTTTATTTTGTCAAGACCTTTGTGTTTGATCCTCAGTGA